In the Oryza glaberrima chromosome 6, OglaRS2, whole genome shotgun sequence genome, one interval contains:
- the LOC127777798 gene encoding damage-control phosphatase At2g17340-like has product MESSSPSVPFPLLQAPVESTYRACTIPYRFASDNPRKATPVEIQWIDLFLNSVPSFRQRAENDPTVPDAPAKAEKFAQRYTAMLEELKKNPESNGGPPDCILLCRLRELVLRELGFRDIFKKVKDEENAKAMSLFEGVVQRNDEIEDDGKRAENLIRGILAGNIFDLGSAQLAEVFAKDGMSFLASCQNLVSRPWVIDDLDAFQNKWTKKSWEKAVIFVDNSGADIILGILPFARELLRHGTKVILAANDMPSINDVTYPELVEIINKLKDENGKLAGVDASDLLVANSGNDLPVIDLSSVSPELAYLANDADLVVLEGMGRAIETNLYAQMKCDSIKIGMVKHPEVAQFLGGRLYDCVFKFNEA; this is encoded by the exons ATGgagagctcgtcgccgtcggtgcCGTTCCCGCTGCTGCAGGCGCCGGTGGAGAGCACGTACAGGGCCTGCACCATCCCCTACCGCTTCGCCTCCGACAACCCGCGAAAGGCCACCCCCGTCGAGATCCAGTGGATCGACCTCTTCCTCAACTCCGTCCCCTCCTTCAG GCAGCGCGCGGAGAACGACCCCACGGTGCCCGATGCGCCCGCCAAGGCCGAGAAGTTTGCCCAGAG GTACACTGCAATGCTCGAGGAGTTGAAGAAGAACCCAGAGAGTAATGGAGGGCCACCAGATTGCATT CTTCTTTGCAGGCTTCGTGAGCTAGTCCTTAGAGAACTGGGATTTAGGGATATATTCAAGAAGGTTAAG GATGAGGAGAATGCTAAGGCTATGTCACTCTTTGAGGGCGTTGTTCAGCGAAATGATGAGATTGAAGATGATGGAAAACGAGCAGAGAACTTGATCCGTGGAATCTTAGCAGGAAACATATTTGACTTAGGATCTGCACAG CTTGCAGAAGTTTTTGCTAAAGACGGTATGTCCTTCTTAGCGAGTTGCCAGAATCTTGTATCTCGACCTTGGGTTATCGATGACCTGGATGCATTTCAAAATAAATGGACTAAGAAATCTTGGGAAAAG GCTGTTATTTTTGTTGATAATTCTGGCGCTGATATCATCTTGGGCATATTACCATTTGCAAGGGAATTGCTCCGACATGGCACAAAG GTGATTCTTGCTGCCAATGACATGCCATCAATCAATGATGTCACTTACCCAGAGCTTGTTGAAATTATAAACAAG CTCAAGGATGAAAATGGAAAGCTTGCAGGTGTGGATGCATCTGACCTACTCGTTGCCAACTCCGGTAACGATTTGCCA GTAATTGATTTGTCCAGTGTGTCACCAGAACTAGCTTATTTGGCAAATGATGCTGACTTGGTCGTTCTAGAAGGCATG GGAAGAGCAATTGAAACCAACCTATATGCACAAATGAAATGTGACTCGATTAAGATCGGAATG GTAAAACATCCTGAAGTGGCGCAATTTTTGGGTGGGAGGCTTTATGATTGCGTCTTCAAATTCAATGAGGCCTAA